TCCACGTTGCCCAGCTTAATTCCGCCAATCGCGACAAAAGGAATATTAACCTTTTCCGCTACCTGCCGGACGTATGCCACCGTTACCGGATCAACGACATCCACCTTCGTCTTCGTCGGGAATACCGGCCCAACGCCGATATAGTCGGCGCCTTGCTCTTCGGCAAGCAATGCTTCTTCAATCGCATGCGTGGAAATGCCGATGATTTTATCTCCGACGCGTTGTCTTGCTTCCGTGAGCGAAACGTCGTTTTGCCCGAGATGGACGCCGTCGGCGTCTACTTCCAGCGCGATATCGATATAATCGTTGACGATAAACGTAACGCCGTATTTACGCGTAAGTTCCCGCAGCGCTTTCGCCTTGCGCAGCACTTCTTCCGGGCTGCCGTCCTTATCCCGCAGCTGAATAATATCCACGCCGCCTTTGATTGCTTCCTCCATCACTTCCAGCATGTCGCGGCCGGGATGGAATTGCTCTCCCGTGATCGCATACAGACGAAAATCCTTCATCCAGCTCTCATCTCCTCTATGATCAATATCCGATATATCTCGCGTACAGCGTCTTAGCGCGGACAAGGTCCTCCGTCCCCTGCACAAGCACCCTGCCGTCAGGGAACAGCACCAGCCGCTCTCCTTCCGGCAGCTCGGCTTTAAGCAGGTAAGCGTTAAGCTCTACCTTCACCGCAGCCGGCTCCAGCCGTTTGCGCCATTGCTCCAGATCCAGAGGTCCATGTCCGCTGATCTGAACCGTGCTTCGGCCGCATAAGGACACCGTTGAATCCTTTTCCGTCACCTGAAGTGCCGGATATTCCTTCAACTGGCAGCAAGGGCAGTCTGTCTTCGCCTCTCCGAGCTTCATTTCGTAGTAATAGTTGCTCCACAAATCGAAGGTAACCAGGCTATTCCGCCTGGCCTGATCCGCTTCAACCAAATATTTAAGCGCTTCTACCGCCTGATAGGAAGCGACAATATCAACAACGGGCGCGATAACGCCAATCGTATCGCAGGTTTGGCCGCCGCTGTCCGCCGAAGGGAGGAAGCAGCGCAGGCAAGGCGTCCTGCCCGGAACCAGAATCGCGCTCATGCCTCGAGAACTGACCGCACCGCCGTAGGTAAACGGAATGCCCTTGCTGAAGCACGCGTCATTGAGCAAAAACCGGGTCTGGAAGTTATCCGTTCCGTCCAGCACCAAATCCATGCCGTCCAGCAGCTCATCAATGTTATGGACGGTCACATCCGCCACAACCGCCTCGATCCGCACATCCGAATTGATCCGGCGGAGCTTGCGTTCCGCGGCAATCGCCTTCGGGTAGCCCTCGCGCACATCATCCTCGTCATACAGCATCTGGCGCTGCAGATTGCTTTTCTCCACATAGTCCCGGTCCACAATGCGGACCCGTCCGACACCGGCGCGAACCATATGATTCGCCAGCACGGTGCCAAGCGCTCCCATTCCGATCACGCATACCGAGCTTTCGCTCAGCTTCTGCTGACCTTGCTCGCCGATTGGCGCAAACAGCATTTGCCTTGAATATCTCTCCAGTCTCTCATCCATCTGCCAAACCTCCTAAAAAGAATTGTCACACAAACGGGCTCTTTATGGCCGTTGTGGCGATTCTTGCTTCGAAAGCATTCGCTTAAAGAATTGTCACACAAACGGGCTCTTTAAGGCCGTTGTGGCGATTCTTGCTTCGAAAGCATTCGCTTAAAGAATTGTCACACAAACGGGCTTTTTAAGGCCGTTGTGGCGATTCTTGCTTCGAAAGCATTCGCTTAAAGAATTGTCACACAAACGGGCTCTTTAAGGCCGTTGTGGCGATTCTTGCTTCGAAAGCATCAACCAATATTGCCTACAAGTTGCGGAAAGCATCCGCCGCCTTCACCGGCTTCTTGATCTGACCATGCTCCGTCAGCCAATTAATAATGTTATTCCAGGACTCCTCGGATTGGCTGGCAAAAGGCTCTTCGCCCGCATCCATCAGCGGCAGCAATATGCTTAAGCTTTGCTTCTCGATATCCGCATCCAGCGGGAAGTCGGTGCTTTGCTTATCCAGCAGCAGCTTCAGCGCTTCATCCGGATGGCTTGCGGTATATTCCTGGCCTTTCGCTGCAGCGGCGAGGAACCGTTTAATGGCACCGCCTTTGCTGCCGAGCTCTTTCTCGCTTGCCGTAAGCACCAGCTCGTAATAATCCGGAACG
This region of Paenibacillus sp. JDR-2 genomic DNA includes:
- the thiE gene encoding thiamine phosphate synthase, translating into MKDFRLYAITGEQFHPGRDMLEVMEEAIKGGVDIIQLRDKDGSPEEVLRKAKALRELTRKYGVTFIVNDYIDIALEVDADGVHLGQNDVSLTEARQRVGDKIIGISTHAIEEALLAEEQGADYIGVGPVFPTKTKVDVVDPVTVAYVRQVAEKVNIPFVAIGGIKLGNVDEVLAAGATRICAVSEIVGSSDVAGTCQAFLRKLEGAGESHAADR
- a CDS encoding thiazole biosynthesis adenylyltransferase ThiF — translated: MDERLERYSRQMLFAPIGEQGQQKLSESSVCVIGMGALGTVLANHMVRAGVGRVRIVDRDYVEKSNLQRQMLYDEDDVREGYPKAIAAERKLRRINSDVRIEAVVADVTVHNIDELLDGMDLVLDGTDNFQTRFLLNDACFSKGIPFTYGGAVSSRGMSAILVPGRTPCLRCFLPSADSGGQTCDTIGVIAPVVDIVASYQAVEALKYLVEADQARRNSLVTFDLWSNYYYEMKLGEAKTDCPCCQLKEYPALQVTEKDSTVSLCGRSTVQISGHGPLDLEQWRKRLEPAAVKVELNAYLLKAELPEGERLVLFPDGRVLVQGTEDLVRAKTLYARYIGY